The sequence below is a genomic window from bacterium.
GGTGGGAACGACCACCAACGGACTTTTCGAAACATTGGCCCAAGCCACCGGCTACAAGGCTTCGCCCAAAAGGACCGTGCCACGCTTGGGCGACCTTCAAAAGAGCGTCCTGGACCCTTCCAAGGCCAAGGCCGGTTTGAAGTGGGAACCCCGATATGATCTCGCGGCGGGACTGGCGGAGACGGTCGCTTACTACAGAAAAGGCAGTTAGGGGTGTGGAGTAGGGAATAAGGGGCTGACGGCGGGCTCCCAACTTCCAACTCCTGACCTCTAACTCGATGCGGAGCATTGAGTGAAAGCCATCATCCTCGTCGGGGGCCAGGGGACCCGCATGCGGCCCCTGACCGACCATGTCCCGAAGAACATCGTGCCCCTCTGCGGGGCCCCTTTCCTGACCTATCAATTCAACTACCTTAAAAAGGCCGGGATCCGGGAGGTTGCACTGTCGGTGGGCTACCGGCCCAAGGAGATCCAGAAGGTCTATGGGGACGGCCGGAAAATGGGGATGCGGATCCATTACGCCCTGGAGAAGGAACCACTGGGGACCGCCGGGGCCATCAAGAACGCGGAACGCTTCGTGAAAGGGCATCCGGTGGTGGTCCTGAACGGGGACATCCTGACCGATATCCCTTTGAAGAAAATGATCGCCCATCACCGCAAGGCCCGGAATCTCGCGACCCTGGGCCTTTTCCGCGTGGCGGACCCCACGGCCTATGGCCTCGTCTTGCTGGATAAGAAGGGACGTATCGAGAAATTCCTGGAAAAGCCGAGCCCCGATCAGGTCGTGACGGACACCATCAACGCGGGGGTCTATCTCTTCGAGCCCCGGGTCTTCGACCATATTCCCTCCGGCCAGAATTATTCCGCGGAACGGGGGCTTTTCCCCGGGCTTTTGGCCGCCCAGGAACCCTTCGGGGGCTTTGTCTGGAAGGGCTATTGGCAGGACATTGGAACTCCCCGTAAATACCTGACGACCCAATGGGACGTCCTGAAGGGCGCTTTCCCGGTCCATGGTCCCTATCAAAAGAAGGTACGAGGGGTTTATCTGGGGAAGGGCGTAAGGATCGGGAAGAAGGTCCGGCTGAAGGGACCCGCTTATATCGGGGAAAGATGCGTTCTGGAAGAAGGGGCCGTGATCGGGCCCTTGAGCGTCTTGGGGCCGGCTTGTCATATTGGGAAAGAGGCCCTGGTCTCCCAAAGTCTGCTCTGGGCCGGGGTCCAGGTCGGGCCCGGAGCACGGCTGGAAGAGTCCATCTTGGGCAAGGGGTGCGTGGTGCGGCCGGGGGAAGAGGTTCCCTTGGACACCGTCCTAGGGGATGGATCCCAGCTATGATCGAGGCTGGTTATGAAAAGGCGGCGTTACTCCAGGACCTGGTGGACGGCAAGTCGGCCGAGGTCGAATTGGGCCCCTTGCCCCTCCTGCTCCATCGCCGGGGGGACAAGGTCTATGCCACGGGGGTCTATTGCGCCCACCAGGATGTTCGGCTAAGGCCCATGAACTGTGTCGGCGATACCATCCTTTGCACCGCCCACGGCTACCGCATGAACATCGAGACGGGTTATTGCTATAACGAGCCGGACCTTTCCCTGGTCACCTATCCCACTCTCGTGGAAAACGGGGAAGTTTGGGTCAAAACCCGCTAGAGCGGGTTGGATCTGTCCAGCCCGTGTTAGAATCTCCGCCACTTCCCTTGGAAAGGTTCCCATGAAAAAGTTGAACCGGTTCTTCGTTCTCGCCATCCTCGCCTTGGCGACGGCCCCTGTCCTTGCCGACGGCCCGGCACCCAACCCGTCCCCCGAGGCCTCGGCCCGGATGAAGCCCCTCGACGGGGCTCGGGGCAAGCTCCTCGGCGAGGCTCGGGGCGGGCCTTTCGAACTTTGGCCTGTGACCAATGACGCCACGCCCACGGCCTTCACCAAGGAAGCCCCGGCCCTGTCCAAGAAAGGAAAAGCCTGGAAATTCCCCAAGGGCGCCAAGGTCGAGGTCAAGATCGACCTGGGCAAGGTCATCGCGCCCATCACCCCCTATCAGTTCGGCTGCAATATCGACTGGTGGGATGGGAAGGACTGGGCCCTGGACCCGGACCGGATCGCGAAGGCCAAGCAGTCCGGCATCCGTTTTTGGCGCTGGCCCGGGGGCAGTTCCTCCGACAGCTACCATTGGGATGGCAACTATGGGAAGCACCTGAAGGAACATGACGGCGGCGACGCCACCCGCATGACGGGTCCCGGCATGATCCTGACCGATGATTTCATCCAGTTCTGCCGCGAGACCGGGTCCGAGGCCATCGTGACCGCCAACTACGGAGCGGCCCGCTACGACAGTCCAGCCGCCGCCGCGGACCTGGCCTCCCGCTGGATCCAGCACTTCAACGAGAAGAATTTCAAGGTGCGTTACTGGGAGATCGGCAACGAATGCCATGGCCCCTGGGAAGAGGGCAATAAGATCGAGGGAAAACCCCAATTGACGGGGGATGTCTATGGAAAGGACGCCCTAGTGATGGCGGCGGCCATGCGGAAGGCGGACCCGGACATCTATATCGGGGTCGACTCGGTGGAACATGACGATGGGACCGACTGGGTGGGCTTCCATTGGTGGATGCGGGACCTGTTGCCTACCCTCGACAATAAGATCGATTACCTCATCCTCCACCAGTATTTCATGTGGCCTTTCAATGGGGATGTCTACTCCGACCCCAAGAACGAGGTGCTTTTCGGGAATGTCCGCGAGATCCCGGAGGCCAAGGAAAGCGTGGCGGGACTGGTCTACAAATACGCCCCGGGCGAGATGGACATCCCGGTGGCCTTGACCGAGTTCAACCTGGTCAATGCCTCGCCTCCGCAGAGCATCCAGTTGATCAACGGCCTTTTCACCGTCGAGGTGCTCGGGGAGGCCATCAAGGCCGGTTATGTGGCCGTCAACCATTGGGATTGGAAGAACGGACTGGACGGCAAGCTCAAGGGGGACATGGCCCTCTTGGCCTCGAACGACCCGAAGGTGCCGGACAATACGCCGCGGCCTTCCTACTACTCCTTCGCCCTTTGTACCCGGGCCATGGGGGATCACATGGTGGAAGCTTCCAGCTCGGACCCTCAGGTCAAGGTCTATGCCACCCGGTTCGCCGGCGGACAACCTGGGATCGTCCTGGTGAACGAGGATGAAAAGGCCCGGAGCCTTTCCCTCGACCTTTCGGGCGCGAAGCTCAAGGGAAGCTTGATGGGTTGGGTCCTCACCGGAAAGACCCTGAACGACTACCAAGTGAGTTGGAACGGGGTGGCGGGTCCGAAGGGGGGTGGCGGTCCGTTCCCCATCGATCCCATCCCGAACTATACCCTGAAATTCAACGCGAAAAAGCCCTTGGCGCTCAACCTGCCCGCTGCTTCGGCGGTGGGTTTGGTCCTTTATTAATATCGAAAATGAGCCGCCGATGAAGGGGATGAACACCGATGTCGAACGTCGGACTTGATCGTTCGAAGCCATCGGAGTTCATCGGTGTTTATCGGTGGCTGAATTGGTTTTGCTGTGATTCTTTGCCGTTTGGAAAGGGCGAATCCATGGTCTGCCGTACCTTCTTAGTTTGTTTCTTCGTTTCGGCGGCGGTTTTGGCCGACGGTGTAGCGCCCCAAACGTCGAAGGACAGTGCCTTTGAACTTTGGCCGGCCGCCAATGGGGCGGCACCGACCACCTTCTCCAAACAGGCCCCGGCCTTCCAGGTCGAGGGGAAACCTTGGCGTTTTCCCTTCGGGACCAAGGTGGAGGTGAAGGTGGACGCCACCCAGGTCCTGCGGGGCGTCAATCCCTACTCCTTCGGCAATAACGTGGCCTGGTGGGACTCCAAGAGCTGGTTCCTGGATCCCGACCGCATCGAAAAAGCCAAGCAATCAGGCATCCGCTTCTGGCGCTGGCCGGGCGGGAGCGCTTCGGATGTCTACCACTGGGATGGGAAATACGACCGTCCTCCGCAGAAAGAGAACGATCCAGCCCATATGAACGCCGCCTGGGCGGTCTCGACGGACGATTTCATCCAGTTCTGCAAGGCGACCGGGTCCGAGGCCATCGTGACGGCGAACTATGGAGCCGCCCGTTATGCCGACGTCCAATACGCGGCGGACCTGGCCGCCCGCTGGGTCAAATACTTCAACATCGAGAAGAAGTTCAAGGTCCGTTATTGGGAGATCGGCAACGAGCTTTACGGGAACTGGGAGCAGGGGAATACCGTGGACGGAAAACCCCAATTGACGGGGGATGTTTATGGGAAGGATCTGGCGGTCATCGCGGACGCGATGCGGAAAGTGGATCCCGACATCAAGATCGGGGCGGTGGCCTATGAGAAGGACGGGGCAGGCGAGTGGGACGGCCACCGCCGGTGGACGGCCACCCTCCTGCCCGAGCTCCATGGGAAGGCCGATTTCTTGATCCTACACCAGTATTTCATGTGGCCCTTCAGCGGGGACAGCTACACCAACCCCACCAACGAGGTCCTTTTCGGGAACCTGACCCACTTGGACGACGATAAGGCTTCCCTGGCCAAGATGGTGGAACAGAACGCCCCGTCCGAATCCGGCCTGCCGGTGGCCCTGACCGAGTTCAACCTGGTCAATGCCTCCCCGGAACCCACCATCGAGTTGATCAATGGGCTTTTCACCGCCGAGGTGCTGGGGGAGCAGCTCAAGGCCGGTTACGCTTGCTCCAACTATTGGGATTGGAAGAACGGGTTGGATTCCAAACTGCGGGGCGACATGGCCATGCTGGCCTCCGGCGACAACTCCACCGCCGACGGCACGCCCCGGCCTTCCTATTATGCCTACGCCCTCTATTCCCGGGCCTTCGGGGACCACCTGGTGGCTTCGGAAAGCTCGAGCCCGACGGTCAAGGTCTATGCCAGCCGTTTCGCGGGCGGGGAGCTGGGCGTGGTGCTGATCAACGAGAACGACCGGAACCAGTCCGCTTATTTCGATCTGACCGGCTTCGTCCCCAAGGGGAAACTGATGGGCTGGATTCTTTCGGGCAAGGACATGAACGACAAACAGGTCTTCTGGGACGGCGAACCCGGGCCCCTGGGCGGCGGGGGGCCTTTCCCCATCGATGCCATCCCGCCCTATCGGGCCACCTTCAAGAACGACCGGCCGTTGGTGTTGCCCGTTCCCGCCCGTTCGGCGGTCGGCTTCATCCTCTATTGAAGCCCGGATCCCGGTCCGCGGTGTTTCCCGATAGAATGAACGCCATGGACGAGATCAAATTCGGGACCGATGGCTGGCGGGCCCGCATGGACGGCGCCTTCACGGTGCCCAATGTGCGGCGCGTCGCGCAAGGTTTGGGCCGGGCCTTGAAGGCTCGAAGCCGCGTCTTCATCGGCTATGACACCCGCAAGGATTCCCCCCTCTTTGCCCGGTCCGCGGCCGAGGTCTTGGCCGCCTTGGGGCACAAGGTCATTTTGGCCTCCCGCTCCCTTCCCACGCCGGCCCTTTCCCTCGCGGTCAAGGACCAAAGAGCGGCCGCGGGGGTCATGATCACCGCGAGCCACAACCAGGGTGCCTACAACGGTTTCAAGGTGAAGCTGTTCCCGGGCGTTTCGGCGCCTCGTGAGTTCACCCAAAGGATAGAAAAGGGTCTTCCGAAGCTGCCCCCGTCCGCGACGGCGAAGAGAAGCCTGCCCAAGGCGGATTGGCTGGGGCCCTATCTCCGGACCCTCCGGGAGAAGGTGGACCTGAAGGCCTTGAAGGGGTCGGGATTCCGGGTCGTGGTGGATTCCATGCATGGGGTCGGTGAGCGGCATTTCGAAAGGTTGGTGGCCTCGGCCCGGACGCGGGTCTGGACCATCGCCGCCCAAAGGTCCGATGATTTCGGCGGACGCCAGCCGGAACCCATCGGTCCCAATCTGGGACCCTTGTCCAAGGCGATCCGGTCCCGGAAGGCCCAAGTGGGTTTCGCCACCGACGGGGATGGGGACCGCATCGGGATGATGGATGAGAAGGGGAGGTTCGTGGATGTCCACAAGCTCCACGCCATCCTCCTTTACCATCTTTGGGTCCACCGGGGCATGCGGGGAGGCGTGGTCAAGACGGTCTCGGGAACCCTCATGATCGAACGCATGGCCAAGGAACTGGGGGCACCCCTGGATGAGACGTCCATCGGGTTCAAGCACATCGGCGCGGTCATGTTGAAAAAGGACATCCTCTTGGGGCTGGAGGAGAGCGGCGGCATCGCCTTCAAGGGACACCTGCCGGAGAGGGACGGTCTATTGTCCGCCCTTTATCTGATGGAGGCCCTGGTGACCATGGGGAAGAAGGTCTCGGAAGTGGTGGGATATTTCCAGGAAAAGTACGGTCCCTTCCATTACGACCGGTCGGACCTGGGGAACGTCCCGGCCGAGCGGCAGGCGGCCATCCTGGCCAGGGTCCGGAAGGCCGCCCCGTCGCGGATCGCGGGACACCGGGTGACGGGGGTCCAGGCCCTCGACGGGGTGAAGCTGAAACTGGAAAAGGGATGGGTCCTCCTGCGGTCCTCGGGGACCGAGCCCCTCCTGCGTCTTTATGCCGAAGCCCCGAGCATCCGGGAAGTGAAGGCATTATTGGGAGCCGCGAAAAAGCTGGCCTTAACGGTTTAACGGCGGCTTTTGAACATTGACGGTCCAAAACCCCTTACGTAAAATCGTTTGCTGCTTCCAAAGTCCACCAAGGAACCGCATGCCCCTCTTTTCCCCTAAAACCGCAACCTTCCTCCTGGGTCTCCTTCTCCCCGTCCTTCCGGCCCTTGCGGCGCAGGAAAACAGCCAATATTTCCTCGATAAGGGCAACATCTACAAGAACGAGCGGAAGATCGAAACGGCGATCGACTATTACAAAGAGGCCATCGAAAAGGACCCTTATAACGCCCAGGCCCACAACAACCTGGGGGAACTTTACGCCCGCAAGGACGCCTTGGACGACGCCCTGGTGCAGTTCGACAAAGCCCTCTCGCTCCGGCCCAATTACCTCCAAGCCCTTTCCAACAAAGGATATGTCTATCTCCAAAAGGGGGTCTATCCGCAGGCGGACTTTTGGGCGAAGAAGGCCCTTCTGATCGATCCGAACTTCGCGCCCGCCCATTACAATCTTGGCCTGTCGGCCTTGGGTCAAAAGCACTATGCCGTGGCGGCCCAGGAACTGAAGAAGGCCCTGCGGGAGATCCCGGACAACGGGTCCGTTTACGAGCGCCTGGGGGACGTCTACCGGGCCCAAGCCAGGAACGACGAGGCCATCGCCTATTACCGCCAGGCGGTCCAGGTGGACCCCCTTGACACCCAGGCCCGTAGCAAGCTAGGGGACGCCTATTCGGACATGGGCGAGGAAAAGAAGGCCCTCCAACAATACCAGGCCTCCACCGACCTGAACCCCTACAACATCCCGGCCCATTACCGTATGGCCGAGCATTACGAAAGCATCCGGGACTGGAACAATGCCCGGCAGGAATATCTCCGCATCCTGGCGGTGGATAACGAGCAGGCCAAGGCGCACCGTCAGGTGGCCCTGATCTATGAAAGGGACGAGGAGATGGGACTGGCGCTCTACCACTGGGGCGAATATTCCCGGATCGTTCCGGGCGACCCCGAGGCCAAACAGCACGAAGCCGACATCCGCAAGCCCCTGCTGAGCAAGAAACAGGCGGAACAGATCGCCAAGTTCGACAAGAAGGTGGCCCAGGCTTATCCGACCCCCGACGCGAAGGGGACCGGGACGCCCGCACCCGCGGCGGCCGCCACCCCGGTTCCTTCCGCCCCGCCCCCCATGCCTTCGTCCAATGGATCCCTGGCGCCGCCACCCGCCGGGACGGTCCCGACCCCCACGCCGATCCCGCAGTTGATGCCCCTGGGCGATGAGCCCACGCCGACGGTCGAGTCAGGGACCATTCCCAAGCTCCCCTGAAGGCCGTTATGCCGAAGGCCTATCCCATCCATCCAAACCCGAGGTCCCTGTGAGCGAACGTTTCGCCGTCCTGTTGCCCGTTTATAACGAAGCCCCGACCTTGGAGCGGGTCGTCCGCCGGGTCGAACAGGTCCCTGGTGCTGATGTGGTCATTGTGGACGACGGCTCCACGGACGCGACCCCTTCCATCCTGGAGAGGATCCGGGTGGCGGGGATCGTCCGGCACGATCCCAACCAGGGTTACGGCCGGTCCTTGATGGACGCCTTCGATTACGCCAAGAGCCATGATTACCGGCATTGCGTCACGATGGATGCCGACGAGCAGCATGAGCCCGCCTTCATCCCGAGCCTTTTGGAAGGCCTGGAACGGTTCGACATCGTTTCAGGAAGCCGCTACCTGGACCCTTCCATTTCCGGGGATGCGCCCCCGCCGGAACGGCTGGAGGTGAACCGTCTGATCACCGCCAAGCTCCGCCCCTTGACGGGCTATGACCTGACCGACAGCTTCTGCGGTTTCAAGGCCTACCGGGTGGACGCCTTGCGG
It includes:
- a CDS encoding UDP-glucose 4-epimerase, with the translated sequence VGTTTNGLFETLAQATGYKASPKRTVPRLGDLQKSVLDPSKAKAGLKWEPRYDLAAGLAETVAYYRKGS
- a CDS encoding NDP-sugar synthase translates to MKAIILVGGQGTRMRPLTDHVPKNIVPLCGAPFLTYQFNYLKKAGIREVALSVGYRPKEIQKVYGDGRKMGMRIHYALEKEPLGTAGAIKNAERFVKGHPVVVLNGDILTDIPLKKMIAHHRKARNLATLGLFRVADPTAYGLVLLDKKGRIEKFLEKPSPDQVVTDTINAGVYLFEPRVFDHIPSGQNYSAERGLFPGLLAAQEPFGGFVWKGYWQDIGTPRKYLTTQWDVLKGAFPVHGPYQKKVRGVYLGKGVRIGKKVRLKGPAYIGERCVLEEGAVIGPLSVLGPACHIGKEALVSQSLLWAGVQVGPGARLEESILGKGCVVRPGEEVPLDTVLGDGSQL
- a CDS encoding glycosyltransferase family 2 protein; this encodes MSERFAVLLPVYNEAPTLERVVRRVEQVPGADVVIVDDGSTDATPSILERIRVAGIVRHDPNQGYGRSLMDAFDYAKSHDYRHCVTMDADEQHEPAFIPSLLEGLERFDIVSGSRYLDPSISGDAPPPERLEVNRLITAKLRPLTGYDLTDSFCGFKAYRVDALRRLDLDETNYGFPIQFWLRAAKAGLTVTEKPVPLIYKDHSRNFNNQFANRDERLNHYLDVMERESKRLGLKPISTA
- a CDS encoding tetratricopeptide repeat protein is translated as MPLFSPKTATFLLGLLLPVLPALAAQENSQYFLDKGNIYKNERKIETAIDYYKEAIEKDPYNAQAHNNLGELYARKDALDDALVQFDKALSLRPNYLQALSNKGYVYLQKGVYPQADFWAKKALLIDPNFAPAHYNLGLSALGQKHYAVAAQELKKALREIPDNGSVYERLGDVYRAQARNDEAIAYYRQAVQVDPLDTQARSKLGDAYSDMGEEKKALQQYQASTDLNPYNIPAHYRMAEHYESIRDWNNARQEYLRILAVDNEQAKAHRQVALIYERDEEMGLALYHWGEYSRIVPGDPEAKQHEADIRKPLLSKKQAEQIAKFDKKVAQAYPTPDAKGTGTPAPAAAATPVPSAPPPMPSSNGSLAPPPAGTVPTPTPIPQLMPLGDEPTPTVESGTIPKLP
- a CDS encoding phosphoglucomutase/phosphomannomutase family protein, with product MDEIKFGTDGWRARMDGAFTVPNVRRVAQGLGRALKARSRVFIGYDTRKDSPLFARSAAEVLAALGHKVILASRSLPTPALSLAVKDQRAAAGVMITASHNQGAYNGFKVKLFPGVSAPREFTQRIEKGLPKLPPSATAKRSLPKADWLGPYLRTLREKVDLKALKGSGFRVVVDSMHGVGERHFERLVASARTRVWTIAAQRSDDFGGRQPEPIGPNLGPLSKAIRSRKAQVGFATDGDGDRIGMMDEKGRFVDVHKLHAILLYHLWVHRGMRGGVVKTVSGTLMIERMAKELGAPLDETSIGFKHIGAVMLKKDILLGLEESGGIAFKGHLPERDGLLSALYLMEALVTMGKKVSEVVGYFQEKYGPFHYDRSDLGNVPAERQAAILARVRKAAPSRIAGHRVTGVQALDGVKLKLEKGWVLLRSSGTEPLLRLYAEAPSIREVKALLGAAKKLALTV
- a CDS encoding Rieske 2Fe-2S domain-containing protein — protein: MIEAGYEKAALLQDLVDGKSAEVELGPLPLLLHRRGDKVYATGVYCAHQDVRLRPMNCVGDTILCTAHGYRMNIETGYCYNEPDLSLVTYPTLVENGEVWVKTR